A genomic window from Maridesulfovibrio sp. includes:
- a CDS encoding DUF2867 domain-containing protein, with translation MTNPAAIIETVPELHKYSADADHVYCHPFDSRRDMEDFLVRLMSYKPVWLTLLYTIRGFLAGIMGLKHDELINHSLKVSDYDFNRGGQVDFFYSVDFEADRFWIGEVEDNHLTAYLGVISDSDENGQHLYHVFTIVRYKNWLGPVYFNLIRPFSHLVVYCMGKYAAE, from the coding sequence ATGACCAATCCAGCAGCAATCATAGAAACTGTTCCTGAACTGCATAAATATAGTGCTGATGCAGATCATGTTTATTGCCATCCCTTTGACAGTCGTCGTGATATGGAAGATTTTCTGGTCCGTTTAATGTCTTATAAACCTGTGTGGCTGACATTACTGTACACAATCAGAGGATTTTTGGCAGGAATTATGGGGCTCAAGCATGATGAACTCATTAATCACAGTCTTAAAGTCTCAGATTATGACTTCAATCGTGGCGGGCAGGTGGATTTTTTTTATTCAGTTGATTTCGAAGCGGATAGGTTCTGGATTGGCGAAGTTGAGGATAATCACCTCACAGCATATCTCGGTGTTATTTCCGATTCAGATGAAAACGGCCAGCATCTTTATCACGTCTTTACAATCGTTCGCTATAAGAATTGGCTGGGTCCTGTTTATTTTAACCTGATTAGGCCGTTCAGCCACTTAGTGGTTTATTGTATGGGTAAGTATGCGGCAGAATAA
- a CDS encoding TetR/AcrR family transcriptional regulator — MKKEARNSAEDLLDAALKLLETESVQQLTIDNLCRKLGVTKGSFYHHFKNRAEFLERMLEHWVEGGTLASIEAADKGADAIERFNLVVESSHKLPSGTETSIRAWALRDPFAQKFIERVDSMRIEYLHSIFAEVSGDMERAALLSKISYSMFLGVRMMGANISEEEHMCILKIMMHELYRFHA; from the coding sequence GTGAAGAAAGAAGCACGGAATTCAGCGGAAGATTTATTGGATGCGGCATTGAAACTGCTGGAGACCGAGAGTGTGCAGCAGCTGACCATTGATAATCTTTGCCGCAAGCTTGGGGTGACCAAGGGGTCTTTTTATCATCATTTTAAAAACAGGGCGGAGTTTCTGGAGCGTATGCTCGAACATTGGGTAGAAGGAGGTACGCTTGCCAGCATAGAAGCTGCGGATAAGGGTGCTGACGCAATTGAGCGCTTCAATCTTGTAGTTGAGAGTTCACACAAGTTGCCTTCAGGAACTGAGACCAGCATTAGGGCGTGGGCTTTACGTGATCCGTTCGCACAGAAGTTTATTGAACGGGTAGACAGTATGCGAATTGAATATTTGCATTCTATTTTTGCAGAGGTAAGCGGCGATATGGAGCGTGCAGCCCTGCTTTCTAAAATCAGCTACTCAATGTTTTTGGGTGTTCGCATGATGGGCGCAAATATTTCAGAAGAAGAACATATGTGTATTCTTAAAATCATGATGCATGAGTTGTACAGATTTCATGCTTAA
- a CDS encoding cytochrome c3 family protein produces MKTNFLYVGAAVLFAVLVIMYSTATSNLSEEIASISGDKKVEIVSEDLVVSFPVNLQFKRPEVLNQTRFTPVKFSHFDHQDVNCGKCHHTWDGKTPVKSCAAAGCHDNLKQKAAPHSYFKAFHTLKSDISCRGCHVKLNKEGVTDLAVAPCANNACHPKRVRAHN; encoded by the coding sequence ATGAAGACGAATTTTCTGTATGTTGGGGCGGCTGTTCTCTTTGCCGTCCTCGTAATTATGTATTCAACTGCGACCAGCAATCTTAGTGAGGAGATTGCAAGCATCTCTGGTGACAAAAAAGTTGAAATTGTTTCCGAAGATCTGGTTGTAAGTTTCCCCGTCAACCTCCAGTTCAAGCGTCCTGAAGTCCTTAACCAGACCCGTTTCACTCCGGTTAAGTTTTCCCACTTCGACCATCAGGATGTTAACTGTGGTAAGTGTCATCACACTTGGGATGGCAAAACCCCCGTCAAGAGCTGTGCTGCCGCTGGTTGTCACGACAACCTGAAACAAAAAGCTGCTCCCCACTCTTACTTTAAGGCTTTCCATACTCTTAAAAGCGACATCAGCTGTCGTGGTTGCCATGTTAAGCTCAACAAGGAAGGCGTGACTGATCTCGCTGTTGCTCCTTGTGCTAACAACGCATGTCACCCTAAAAGGGTAAGAGCACACAACTAG